One Triticum dicoccoides isolate Atlit2015 ecotype Zavitan chromosome 4B, WEW_v2.0, whole genome shotgun sequence genomic window carries:
- the LOC119293884 gene encoding expansin-A19-like, which translates to MAAGMRFLQLFAAVLAFCFAPTNSNWIPATATFYGGADGSDTMGGACGYENLYVAGYGINNVALSTALFNDGASCGQCYVIICDTSKSRMCKPGTSITVSATNFCPPNWDLPSDNGGWCNPPRHHFDMSQPAWENIGIYRAGIIPVFYQQVKCWRQGGVRFTINGFNYFELVLVANIAGSGSIKSMSVKGTNTAWIPMSRNWGANWHCLSGLVGQALSFTITSTGGQYLVFQDVVPAWWQFGQTFTTWRQFDY; encoded by the exons ATGGCAGCTGGGATGCGCTTCCTGcagctgttcgccgccgttcttgcGTTCTGCTTCGCGCCGACCAATTCCAACTGGATCCCGGCCACCGCCACCTTCTACGGCGGCGCCGACGGCTCCGACACAATGG GTGGCGCATGTGGGTACGAGAACCTATACGTTGCCGGGTACGGGATCAACAACGTGGCGCTGAGCACGGCGCTGTTCAACGACGGTGCGTCATGCGGGCAGTGCTACGTCATCATTTGTGACACAAGCAAGTCGCGTATGTGCAAGCCCGGAACCTCCATCACCGTCTCCGCCACCAACTTCTGCCCTCCCAACTGGGATCTCCCCAGTGACAACGGCGGGTGGTGCAACCCTCCTCGACACCACTTCGACATGTCCCAGCCCGCCTGGGAGAACATCGGCATCTACCGCGCCGGCATCATCCCCGTCTTCTACCAGCAGGTCAAGTgctggaggcagggcggcgtgcggtTCACCATCAACGGCTTCAACTACTTTGAGCTGGTGCTCGTGGCTAACATCGCCGGGAGCGGGTCGATTAAGagcatgtcggtgaaagggaccaACACCGCCTGGATCCCGATGTCCAGGAACTGGGGCGCCAACTGGCACTGCCTCTCGGGATTGGTGGGCCAGGCGCTCAGCTTCACCATCACCTCCACCGGTGGCCAGTACCTTGTCTTCCAGGATGTCGTGCCGGCCTGGTGGCAGTTTGGACAAACCTTCACCACCTGGCGCCAGTTTGACTACTAG